DNA from Mesorhizobium sp. DCY119:
TTATGAATCAGCACGTTTCCCGTCGTTCGGTGGTCGCAGCATCTGCTTCGGCTGCGATGGCCTTACCGCTCTCGGCCGCCGCAACCTCATATGCGCTTGCTGAAACGGCCGCAGATCAGGAATGGGAGAAAGTTGAGCGCGATAGTGCCTTGGGAATGAGTGCATCTGGTCGTAAGCCCGCGGCGGCTGTCGATCCGGTTTTCGAAGCGATCCGCGTGTATCGGAAGTCTAGAGCCAATTGGTTTCGTCTCTGCGAGGCGAAATGGAAAGCCGAGGCAGCCCATTGGGATATTCATGGCCGCCGGCCATTGGCACTCGTCGCATGGGATCACTATTCGGCGATAGGAGCGTCAGAAGTTGATGCATATCGCGACCGGCTATTGGCGTCCGGAAGACGCAATCCCACCCAAGTAGAGGCTGAGTATGCGGCCACAGTCGAAAAGCTCGCAGTCAAACGCAGGGAAATAGATGAGTGGGATAAAAAGACTGGAATGACACCCGTCTATCGTCGTAATCGCCGCGCGCTGCGTGAGATGCGCGCCGATGCAGAACGCATGGCCGCAACAATTCCAACAACTCCCGCGGGCGCCGCAGCTCTCATAAAAATAGCTGTTGCGGATATCAAGGAAGGCGAAGGACCTGCTTGGCCTTGGCGCGCTGTGATCACAGCCACGAGGGCGTTGAAACGAATGACCGTGCAACTTCCGGCCGATTCTGAGGGCAGCGGTCTCGTCTCAAAAAAGTTGATTGATTTAATTTCAAAACACCGGGAGGCATATCAGACCTACATGGCTGTTGTGCACTTGGATGACAGCGCCGAATTGGGACGCGATCCAACGCCACGCGAAACAAGGATCTGCGGAAAGGCTTCCGCTGCTGAAGAGCGCTCTCTGAATCGCTTGTGTTCATATGTTTGCAAGGACACAGCCGAAGTGCGGGCCAAGGCCCGCTACATGAAGGAATGTCTTGATATTCATACGCTTTCTGACGATCAAATGGAAATAGCTCTGAAGGCCGCGGGGGAAACATGGCTGTGAACGCTCGGCTTAAGTCAACCACGTTTATGCCGGTGACGCCCGCAACTCGACAGCGCATCGAGGCGACTATAGACCAACTCGTAGCGCTGCTCGATGAGATCGACAGTGGGGAATTTCCACGGCTTGACGAGAAAGAGCCCAACGAAATTATCGACGATTGGTGCGCATGAGAGGGTGTGCACACGTGCCCGCCCAGGGGGTCTGCAAATTTGCGGACCCTTCTCAAGATTCCCGTTGGAAATCTTGAAGCGAGCAAACATTCGCCTGCCCTGACGACGGCGAATTTAGCCACCAAGTTTTACCCCGAGGCGAATTGACCTGCTTTAACAAAACAGGTAGAGCTGTTGTAGAAAAACAGCGAGAGGTTCTTATGTTCACAATTGCAGAGGCAGCCAAGGCGGCAGGGACGAATTCCGCGACGGTGCGCACATGGATACACAATTCAAAATTCTGGTTCGAAGACCATGAAATCGAACGTGCCGAGACGAACGGCCAGGCACACAAAATCACCTTTGAAGGTGCCATGCGGCTGGCGCTCATGGCGAAACTCACACTGTCGGGTGTGGCCGCAGATCGTGCCTTTCAGCATGTTCTCAAGTTTTTCGATGCTGGTGATTGGCATTGCGCTGATAAGCCGGCCAGAGCGCCGGGATCCCTTTACGAAGCGGGCGAGACACTAATCGTTGGCTATGCCGGGGAAGATGAAGCTAGGATCGTCAATGCGCCGTTAGATGCCACGCTGGCATCCGTATTGGACTTAAGCAAGCCTGCTGCATTCGTCATCCACATGAACAGCCTCAGGCGTCTTATGCTGGATTCTCTCGCTCAATCTTAATCGGCCATCGCAGTCGGGTCGGGGCCGAAAGGCTACTTCGGTGAGTGAAATCATCGAGATTGTGGAAATGAACACTCCAGCGGCCGTTCGGGCCAACCGAGCAAACCAAGTGGCTCTCAAACCGTTCGTTTTCGATCAGCATGAAGGAAAGCGCCACGCGCCCGCATCAATCTGATGAAAGGCCTAACCATGGCTGGTACACCGGTCCTTTTTAAAATCGCCGACTTAGCCCGTGCCGTCAAAGGTGCGCGCAAAGGTGGCATGGATGTCGGTCGCGCAGAAATCGACCCTTCAACGGGTAGAATCGTTTTGGTTGCAGCGGGGAAAACGCCGGATCCTCAGAATGATCTCGACAATTGGTTAGATCGCCATGCGCGTTCGTCTTAAAGGCCTCAACAGCAAGACAAAGACGCTCGCGGACGGAAGCGTTGTCACCTATCACTATGCGTGGAAGGGTGGGCCGCGCCTTCCCGGGAAGATAGGCGACTCCGAGTTCATGGCGGCCTACAACGCGGCGGTGGCACGCAAAGTGCAGCCTCGCCAGGGTATGCTGCTTTCTGTCCTCAACGGCTTTCAATCCAGCTCAGATTGGGACGATTTGGCTCCTCGGACCCAAAGCGATTACGTCAAGCTAATCAAAGTGATCGAGAAGAAGTTCGGCGATTTTCCGCTATCCGGCATGAGCGATCGGCGGACACGCGGTATCTTCATGGAGTGGCGCGACGAGCGCGCCAAGGCCTCACGACGCCAAGCTGACTATGGTTGGCAGGTTCTCGCCCGCATATTGTCCTGGGCGTATGGGCGTGGCCTTGTAAGCGCCAATCCCTGCGAGAAGGGCGGCCGGCTCTATCGTGGGTCTCGTGCTGAACATGTCTGGACTGACGCCGATGAGGCTGCATTCCTCGCCAGCGCACCCCGACACCTGCATCTCCCGCTTATCCTCGCGCTGTGGACAGGGCAGAGACAAGGCGACCTGTTGCGTCTTACCTGGCAGCAATACGACGGCAAGGTAATTCGCCTTCAGCAATCCAAGACTGGAACGCGCGTC
Protein-coding regions in this window:
- a CDS encoding tyrosine-type recombinase/integrase — its product is MRVRLKGLNSKTKTLADGSVVTYHYAWKGGPRLPGKIGDSEFMAAYNAAVARKVQPRQGMLLSVLNGFQSSSDWDDLAPRTQSDYVKLIKVIEKKFGDFPLSGMSDRRTRGIFMEWRDERAKASRRQADYGWQVLARILSWAYGRGLVSANPCEKGGRLYRGSRAEHVWTDADEAAFLASAPRHLHLPLILALWTGQRQGDLLRLTWQQYDGKVIRLQQSKTGTRVLIPVGAPLKAALDIKRGKAGQILLNSDGDPWTADGFRSSWRKACASAGVVGVTFNDLRGTAVTRLAKVEASVPQIATITGHSLRDVHAILDSNYLHRDPAMAEAAIRKLETRTKIPDRASD